GCTGACCGTGTTGTCTACGAACGCAGTGCAGATGAGAGAAATTGTTTGCTGATTGTCAAATATGCCAAAGAAGGTCAAATATAAAAACAAGGAGTTAGAAGCCACGAGTTGAAATCATGATATTTCCCAACTCCTGGCTTCTGACCCCTGGTTTGTGACTACACTCCTCACTCTCAGCGAACTGCCTTAACTGAATAAAATTAATTTTGCTTTGATCTACGTAATTGTTCTAAGTATATCTTACTAAGTATATATTTATATTTTGGTATTAAAAAAATTACTTAATTTAGTAAAGTCAGCATACGAGTTGCAGCTAATACTTTGTTAGCATTTGGCAGCAAGTAGTTGGTAATTTTAACTTTTGTTGAGGCACGGCTCACCAAGCCTAGTAATGCTATCAATGAATAAAAACTAGTGCATCTGAGCTAAAACACAAAGTCAATTGCATAATCACATTCGTGTTTGGCCCTTAACAGTCAACACAATAACATATGCAACGCCTGATCTAGAACAGCTTACTAGCTTTGGTGACTCTCTTGAATTTGTATTTTCCAACAAGAGCCGTTTAGCGCTGACAGAGATAGAGGAAATTGGGAACAATATATGACTAAGACAGCCTTAATTACAGGAATTACTGGTCAAGATGGCTACTATCTCAGCCATCTGCTTCTGAACCAAGCTTACCGAGTTGTGGGATTGGTATCGCCACATCGACAACCGAATTTAGCAAAACTGGGAAACTTGGCAACCAGGGTGGAAATTTACACAGTTGATTTGAGAGACAGTAAGGCGCTGTTAACTGCGGTTGAACAACTGCGCCCCCAAGAAATTTACAATTTGGCTGCTCCTAGTTTTGTTCCTGATTCCTGGCAAGACCCTCTAGGAACTTTGGATTTAATCACCGGCACTGCGACTCGGCTATTAGAAGCGGTGCGACAGGCTGGTTTATCTACACGGTTTTATCAAGCCAGCAGTTCTGAAATGTTTGGGGATGTGACCTGTTCTCCTCAAGATGAGGAAACCCCCTTTCGTCCGAAAAATCCCTATGCGGCGGCTAAGTTACACGCCCACTGGACAATGGTGCATCACCGACAGCGCTACGGTTTATTTGCTTGTAGTGGAATTCTCTACAATCATGAGTCTCCCCTACGTCCACCTCAGTTTGTCACCCGCAAAGTTTCTTTAGCAGCTGCATCAATTAAATTAGGTTTAACTCAAACCCTAGAAATGGGCAACCTAGATGCCAAACGCGACTGGGGATTTGCTGGAGATTACGTTGAGGCAATGTGGCGGATGCTACAAGTTGATGAGCCAGAAGAATACGCAATTGGTACGGGTAAACTCCACAGTGTCAGAGAATTAGTTTCTACAGCCTTCGAGTGTGTGGGATTAGACTGGCAAAAATATGTAGTAATTAATACTAATTTATTAAGAGCAGACGAACATTTTCAATTGGTCGCCAACCCAAGCAAAGCCAAAAAAAATCTGGGTTGGGAACCTCAAGTCAGCTTTGAAGAACTTTTAGAGAAAATGGTAAAAACCGATATGGAGCGGTTGCAAAATGGTCTAGTGACACCCACCTCTGCATCCTCTCTAGGAGTTGAAAAAAGATAAATGCTAATTGATACAGTAAGAAAAAGCCTAAATTCAAGTGGTAATGTTAACAAACAAGTCAACCATGTGTTCGTGTTTCTAGAGATTTTTGTACGTGAAGGTGGTATTCAATCTTACGTAAAGGATATTTTTCGGGCGTATTTGGGGTTAAGTGCAGGCTATCAGGCAGAAGTCTTTGTGCTGCGAGATAGTTCTGATTGTTCAAATGCTTTCGAGTGCGATAATTTAAAGTTTAATTACTTTCAAAATCAGTCTCCTCAGATGGGCAGGGTGAAAATGGCTGTGGCTCTGCTCAAGTATTTATTGCAAAAACGCCCCCAGCACGTTTTCTGTGGTCACATCAACCTAGCAGTACTAATACAAACCCTTTGCCAGCCTTTGGGGATTCCCTACACTGTCTTAACTTACGGCAAAGAAGTTTGGGAACCACTCAAACATCAAGAACGTCGCGCCCTAGCATCAGCAGCGGGAATTTGGACAATTAGTCGCTACAGCCGCGATCGCGCCTGTGCTGCGAATAATCTAGACTCCAACAAGGTGAAAATGCTTGCTTGTGCCATTGATGGAAATCAATTTACTCCTGGGTCTAAGCTACCGGAATTAGTCGAAAAGTATAATTTAACAGGCGCTAAGGTGCTAATGACCGTGGCGCGACTGTGGTCAGGGGACATCTACAAAGGCGTGGATGTTACTATTCGGGCCTTACCTCAAATAGCTCAGGTTTTCCCAGAAGTGAAATATTTGGTGATTGGTCGTGGCGATGATCAGCCGCGATTAGCCCAGCTAGCTAAAGACTTAGGTGTAAGTTCGCGCGTTGTTTTTGCTGGTTTCATTCCCACAGAACAACTAATGGCACACTACCACCTTGCTGATGCCTATATTATGCCCTCTCAAGAAGGCTTTGGCATTGTTTATTTAGAAGCAATGGCTTGTGGGATACCAGTGCTATCTGGTGATGACGATGGCTCAGCTGACCCCTTGGCTGATGGTAAGCTAGGATGGCGAGTTCCCCACCGCAATCCCGACGCAGTAGCAGCAGCTTGTATAGAAATCCTCAAAGGCGATGACCAACGTTGTGATGGACAGTGGTTACGAGAGCAAGCGATCGCTAATTTTGGCATGGATGCCTTTCAACAGCAGGTTTTGTCTCTAGTCAGCAGTCTATAGTCCAAAAGGGTCAGTTGTCAGTTGTCAGTTGTCAGTTGTCAATTGTCCCCCTCATCCCCCCATCTCCCCTACCCCCAGTCATCAGTCATCTTCCCTTTTTTCACCATTGACTATTGACCACTGACTATTGACTACTCCCTAAACTCGCTATCCTAGAGGGAGAGCAAGACAATATTTAAAAAATGAGCCTTAAATCTTTTCAGCTAAATCTTGCCAATCTTCGCCCTTGGCTCACTGTGTTAGCAGTTTTCTGGTTACTAGCATCATTGGGCTTGGGCTGGTTGGTGAATTCGTTATTGATTATTTTTGGATTGCTGCTGTTAGCACCTGTGATTGCCTTCTTCGGGTTTCGCTGGTGGCTGCAACGCAACTTGGTTACTGACCAGTGTCCGGTGTGCGGATATGAATTTACTGGTTTAAATAACAGCCAGTTGCAGTGCGCTAATTGCGGAGAGCGCATTTTAGTACAAAATGGTCATTTTCGGCGCTTTACACCAGATGGCACAATTGATGTGACGGCAATTGAAGTACCAGCTAAATCACTGGAAGATTCATAAGAAATAAGCTGTTCCAGACAAAGATTGCATATCGAATTGTGTTGACTGATGACTGATGACTGATGGCTGATGACTGTCATCGGTTATCAGTCAACTACCTTTACAAGAGATTATGCAATTGACTTTGTGTTTTAGCTTATTGTTCATGGTTAGCGCTAACTGCTAACCTTAATTTTGTTGTCTTCAGTAGCAGCCAGTTTACTTTCAATATCTGATACTTGCACCGCACCAGAGAAATTTTTACTATTCATTACAAAGGTGGGTGTGCCAGCTATCCCCAATTTTTGAGCTAGTTGGATATCTTGCCCAATAGCTGTATTCGCAAGCAGGCGATCGCGCTGAAACTTTTGCAAGTCTAAATTGAGTTTTTTGGCAATATCTAAATACAAATCTTCACCAAGTTGCTTTTGATTATCAAACAAAGCATCGTGATATTCCCAGAACTTGCCCTGCTGATTTGCCGCCCAAGCAGCTTGTGCAGCTGGTAGTGCCTCAGCATGAATTGCAGTCAAGGGTAAATGTTTATAAGCCACTATCAAATCATTCTGATGGTTTGCTAGCAATGACTTAAGTGTTTTATGCGCCTCTGCACAGTAGGGACATTGAAAGTCTGAGAATTCTATTAATACAGTTTTTGATTTTGCCTGGCCGAAAATAGGAGAATCGCCAATAACAACTTGGGGATTATTTTTTAAATCCTCTAAAAATGCCTGTTGTGCTTGCTTGAATTTCTGTTGCTGTTGCTGCTGGTACACCTGGACGGATTCGAGAATTGCCTCTGGGTGTTGGCGGAGAATTTGTAAAACTTGCTGTTCTAGTTGAGGATTAATTTCGCTGACTGCTTGTGCAGGGAGTGACCAGCCTAAGACTAGACAAAGTAAACCCAAGATGACCCAGGTACGTAAATCATCAAAGAATTGACGCATACTAAAATACTGAATAATTCAACATTTTTATAGTACTGAAAAAACCAGAGATTCAGGGTTGTAAAATTTTACATAAAATAGGTTTACAAATTGTACTAATTGTACAGGTATCTTTGCAGACATAATTAAATGTATAGCACAAGCCTTGGTGGTTAGGACATCAACAGATGATAAAACCTATACACAAAAAGACTTTTCACCCAGTCCCCAGTCCCCAGTCCCCAGTCCCCAGTCCCCAGTCCCCAGTCCCCAGTCCCCAGTCCCCTGCTATAATATGTCCGCTGCGATCGCACAGGGCAAATGCACCTAAAATTGATTCGATAACATGGTGTTAATAAAGATGTGCGATCGCTAATTATCTGAAGTTTACGTGTTATATCATGTCCCTTTAAACACTTATGATATCTGTGGAGGTCGGTAATTGGGAACTTGTACTGAGCGAAGCCGAAGTATTGGTAATTGGTAATTGGTTTTGAGTATTACCTATTACCCATTACCCATTACCTATTACCTATTACCAAGCAAACCGACTATATCGTAAGTAATTAACCGAACTTGATATTACATGATTGTGCTATCAATGGGTAGTGAAAAGTCACGAGACCATTCATTCCAAGAACCAAAATAATTTCTAGCAGTAATTCCAGCCTCTTCAAGGGCTATTAATGTATTAGCAGCCCTAGAACCCTTAAAGCAGTAAACGTACACAATAGACTGTGAAGTAATACCTACTGACTGACAAATTTCTCGGATTTCGGCAGGCGATCGCAACGTGGGAATTTCCGAATCACAATTCATTAAACGATGCCATTCTAACCATACTGCATTAGGGATTCTACCTTTGCGAGGACAAAAATCAGGATGGTAGGGAGAAGAACTCAGCCCAAGCCATTCCTCCCTGTCACGCACATCTAATTTAATAATCTCTGGATTGTCAATTGCTTGCAACATTTCAGTTGTAGTCACCATCATGTCAGCTTGAGGATGCAATCTAAATATGCTGCTTTCAGGTTCAGGAACTTCATCAGTGGTAGGTAATTCAGCAGCTAGCCAAGCTTTATATCCTCCTTGTAAAACAGATACCTGAGTGCAGCCCAAATACTTTAATAAAAAAGCTGCTCGACAAGATTGCCCATAGCCTTTATTTAAAGCATCTTCATACACAATTAACTTTTCTGTACCAGATATTCCTACCTCGCTCATAATTTTGGCAAAATGCTCTTGCAATTGCTTTAACCCTGCTGGGGAAGAATTCTCTAAAAGATAAGTAAAAAAATCTCTGATATTGATAGATTGGGGAATATGAGAAACAGCATAATCTTCTGGGCTTCGCGTATCTATGATGACAAAACTTGATGATTTTTGTGCTAACAGAGACGTGAGTTCTTGAGGAGAGATGAAGAGTTTTGTATTCACGCTTTCATTGTTCTGTTATCGTGCCATTAAGCATTATCGCCCCTCCCAAATTAGTGCTTTGAAGTCAAAATTACAGAAGCACTAATGTTGAGTGTTATGGAAAAACTTTTGTGGACAGTGATGTTATAAAAATATCCAAATAAATTAAGGACAATTAAAGAATATCAGAAGTGTTGAATGTAGTTACAAAACTTTATATACTTAGATGTATTATCAATGGTAAAAATGTCAAAATTTCATAATTTCTTCCATCCTATGGATATAACTGATTTGTTGACACATACAAGCTTGAAGATAGGGGAATTTATCTAACATCTTTTTACCCCATTGTTAGGTAAGCCCTTTTAAGCTTATAAAGCTAAAATATTTAATAATTCCAGGAACCTATGTTACAGTTTATACTAAATGCAGCAGACATTGCAAAAAAGGCAATGGATAGCGTTGATCCATTACTTAGCGATAAATTTACAACGGTTATACAATTTCTTTCAGATAACCCTGATGCGGCTGCACGACTAAAAGGTAAGAATCCGCCTATTGTCGGAACAGAAGAATATATTATCGTTAGTGCTACAATTTTCAAAACAGGTCGTGACCCAAAAACACCCTCACCACCTAGTACAATCCCGGATGAAATGGTAAGTATCATCCTGAACAAGTATTTTGAAGTTCCCTATGAGAAACTGGAAGAAGCTGAAAAACTACACCGCCTATCAATGGGGGCTGAGAACATTGTAGGGGATTTGCTAGAAAGATATGTAGCGACAGTTATTGAGCCGCATGGATGGATATGGTGTTCTGGTTCTATCGTTAAAGCAGTTGATTTTATATATCCTGATAATAAAAATGTCTGGCAATCGCTACAAGTAAAAAACAGAGATAATACTGAAAACTCTTCTTCTGCCGCTATCCGCAAGGGAACAGAAATTAAGAAATGGTTCCGAACTTTTTCTAAAAAAAAGGGGGACAACTGGGCTAATTTTCCCTCATTGCAAGGAAAAGAGGAACTTTCAGAAGAAGGCTTCAGATCGTATGTTGAAAAATACCTTGTTGCTTTAAGACAGATAAAGTCCTAAGTCTTATACAGCATATGCTGTTGCTGTAAAAAGCGAACCTTGGATCGGTTTTTTCTCTTCTAAGGATGCACTACTAATTTTAGCTTCCCATGACATATCATCATTGCCTTTATAACGTGAAAATGGGAAGTTCAAGGGGGGATCTTTTACCTCCCCATTCATATGTGCAAGGATGGCTTTACCTATTGCTTCCCCAAAACCAACAGGTACAGCATTCCCTATCTGCCGATATTGCTCCATAAGGGGACCACATACGACCCAACTATCTGGAAATTGCTGGATACGTTTATATTCCTGAATACTTAATGGGCGCAGATATTCTGGATGACAAATATCTGTTGCTGGCATAACTGGGGATGTCACTAAAGTACAGCTTGGTTTATCCCACGATAAGCGTCTGAGGAAACCAGTTTTTCCGCCACCTGAATAATAGGATTTTCCTAATGCTTCCTTCTGCAATTCTTCAGGTAGATGTTTCCAGTATTGACCTTCTTTTAACATCCTGTAATACTTTAGCCTCCCTTCGGGGAACTCGATATACTCTGCCTCACTTTGGCTTAAGTCCGCAATAGATTGACGTAGGGTTCTCCACTTAGCAAGACCAAAATCACCCGTTTCTGAATGTGTGGGATATAAATAAGGAACCTTTTTCTTTCCACGATGGCAGATCATGACTATCCTTTCCCTGATTTGGGGGACACCATAATTTGCTGTGTTATAGAGGTTGAAGCTGATACTGTACCCACCTTTACGAAGTTCATCCACAATGTATTTCAAAGCACCACCTGGCATTTCTTCCCTGGATAAGGGAACACTGCCGTTTCCTCTTTCCGAATGGGGACGGTGTAACAACGGCGCTGAAAGAAGACCTCTTACATTCTCAATGACGGCATATTTTGGGCTTATTTCTAAGATAAGCTCAATGTACTTTAAGAATATATTGCCCCTCTCATCTTTGAAACCACGCCTTGCACCTGCTGTAGAAAAAGCTTGGCAGGGTGGACCACCTAACATAATATCTACATCTTCTTTGACTAGTTTGGCATGATCTAGAATGTCCTGAGCGCTGTAAGAAGCTATATCTCCTAAGAGTGCAATGTCTGGCTTGTTTGCAATGATTGTTTGTCGGCAGTGCTTATCAATCTCACAGGCAAGGGAAATTTCGATACCTGCTTTCTCGAAACCAAGATCAAGCCCCATAGCTCCTGAGAAAAAAGAAATGGCTTTAACTGCTTGGTGATGATTTTCCTTGTTGTTCCTATCTGTAGGGTCCTTGGTTCGATTAATGTAATCTTGAACTGCTTTTGGCTCCATAACCCACACTTTCCCTACCTGTTCTCCCTTGATCTGCCCACCACGCAATAGAGTACGAACCCTTTGCTCAGAAATACCTATTATTGAAGCTGCTTCTTTTGTGGACAAATAGGGATTGTTTTTCATTTCGCTCTCGAAACTTTTTTTATACCATCAATATCATTATCGGTTGTAGTTGTATTTTAGGATTAAAAGCGCGATCGCATATTTTAACTAATCCAATTCTATTGCGGTAAACCCTTAACTTGCAACAAATCCAAACCCCTTTCAAATATTTCATTTATTGGCAACATTTGACCATCAGTAGTCATAAATTTATGGTCTTTTGTTGCCCGAATTATCGAACCATCTTCTAAACAATATTCAAAAACTTCTTGTTGTCCGCGATGATGCCACTGTGCGATCGGTTGCGTGTAAACATTGCCATTACTATCAACGCTGTACACACTACATTCAATACGTTTTTCTACGATTTCCCCAATCGGAACAAATCCATATTCAACCGTCAAAACTTCGGTATCATAGCTTAAGCAATATTCGGCGAACTTTAACATATCGTCAAATAATTTCTCAGCTATTTGCTTTTTAACGCCGTTTTTAGTCGCACCATCAATAAACTTTTCCTGCTGCTTTTGCATTTCGGAAACTTTCTTTTTACCCATAGCCCGACGCAGCAAGTCAGCTTGTCCTAGAGAATAGCCAGCCATATCTTGAGCAATTTTCATAATTTGCTCTTGATAAACCATAATTCCATAGGTTTCATTCAATATCGGTTCTAGAATAGGAGTTTCATATTCTATTGCCTCCTTTCCATGCTTGCGATTAATAAATTTCGGAATTAACCCCGCATCTAATGGCCCTGGTCGATAAAGTGCCAAAATTGAAGAAATATCTTCAATATTAGAAGGCTTCAAATCTCTCACTATTTGACGCATTCCCGACGATTCTAATTGAAATATTCCTTCTAATTCACCAGCTTCTAAAAGTTCATAAGATTTTTGTACATCTTTTGGTAAAGTGCTATGATCACCTTTGGCTAATATCCTCTGAGCTTTTCTTTCCTGACGGGGAATTTCATCTGGATCAAGACGATAGCCATTGGTTTGTTCAATCAATTCAATGGTTTTTTGAATCAATGTGAGATTTCGCAAACCCAAAAAATCCATCTTTAACAAGCCCATTGATTCCAAGTCTTCCATGAAATACTGGGTAATCACAGAGCCATCATTATTTCTTTGTAGTGGTACAATTTCATCTAAGGGATCAGCAGAAATCACCACACCTGCTGCATGAACACCAAAGGTTTTGTTAGTCCCTTCAATTCGGATTGCCATATCAATCCAATGGCGAACTTTTGGGTCATTATCATATTTTTCTTTAAACTCTGGTTCTGGGGTTTCATCAGAAATCATCACCTTGAGTTTGGTGGGTTTACCCCGTACCACAGGTATTAATTTCGCCATTTTGTCAGCATCCCCGTAGGGAATATTTAATACTCTGGCGACATCTTTTAAAACAGCTTTGGAAGTTAGACGGTTAAAGGTAATGATTTGAGCTACCCTATCAGCACCGTATTTTTGAGTTACATAATCAATAACTTGATCCCGTTTTTCAATGCAGAAATCTGTGTCAATATCAGGCATAGATTTCCGTTCGGGGTTTAAAAAACGCTCAAATAATAGTCCATGATGTACTGGGTCAATATTGGTAATTCGCATGGCATAGGCAACCAATGAACCAGCAGCAGAACCTCTACCAGGCCCCACAGGAATATTATTATCTCTGGCAAACTTGATGTAGTCCCACACAACTAAAAAGTATGTGGAAAAACCCATCTGTTGCAGCATTTTCAATTCATATTCCAATCTGTCTTTGTAGACTTGATCGACTTCGTTTCGGGATTTGCGATTTAACCGTTCTAAAAGTCCTTGCCAAGCAATTTCTTCTGCATAAGTATCAGGAGTATGACCAGAGGGAATCGAAGGAGTGGGAATCTGAGGCTCACCCATAATATGGTAAGGCTCAACTTTATCGGCAACTTCTTCAGTAGTAGCTATAGCTGAAGCTATGACATCATCTGGCAAATGGTCACGAAATAGCATCCTCATCTCTTCAGCAGATTTGAGATATTCAGTACCGCTGTAACGCATCCGATTCTCTTCACTAATTAATTTGCCTGTTTGAATACATAGCAAAGCGTCGTGTGCTTCTACGTCAAAGCAAGAAATAAAATGAGAGTCATTAGTAGCGACAAATTTAATATTTAGTTCTTGGGCAATTTTGACAATTTCAACATTAACAATCCGGTCTTCTTGGGAACCGTGGTCTTGAATTTCTAAATAATAATCTTCACCAAATACATCTTTGTACCACTTGGCAATTTTACGAGCTGCGTCTGGTCTACCGCCGAGAATTGCTTGGGGAATTTCTCCACCCAAACAACCACTAGTGACAATCAAACCTTCACGATATTGTTTTAATAATTCTTTGTTGATGCAAGGACGAGAAAAAATACCTTTGCCTTGTACACCTTTGAGGTGAGAAATAGTGGTTAATTTAACTAAATTTTTGTAACCTTTTGTATTTTTAGCTAAAACAACTTGATGATAACGGGGTCGGCGTTCTTGTTTTTCGATATCGCCGTTGATGATATACATTTCGTTGCCAATAATTGGCTTAATATTTTTACTGCGGCAAATTTTGATTAGTTCCACAGCGCCATACATGACACCATGATCTGTGAGGGCGATCGCTTTGATTCCCAGTGCGATCGCGCGATCGACCAACTCTGGGAGCTGACTTGCCCCATCAAGCAAACTGTAGTCACTGTGAATATGTAATGGCACAAAGGACATATGCGTCTCCAACCACAAGTCAACTCTATCTCTAGAAAATCCCTTTGAGCAGGATTTTCTAAAGTAACGGGATCTTACATTAACTTGTTTGGCAAAATTTCACTTCCGCAACTGATGTTTGAATAATCACATCAGCATGACTCATAGGATTTTGGATTTGGGATTACCAATAAATAAATTATCTAATCTTGTGGGGTGGGCGTCTCACCCACCCATAAACAAAACGGCAAAAGCCACGTTTTATAGACGAGGCTTAGATTGCAAAGTTTAACTCAGTGCAGGAGCTTTTAATGTTTTTTAATACTGTTGAGGCCCTTTAGCATCACATTCTTTAGTCCAACAACGTTGGAGAAGTTGAATTCGCCAGGCTTGGGCAAAGCGCCGGGGATTCAACTCTAATTTAGAATCGCGGCTAAACAAGGGTTGGTTAAGATACTGCCAAATAGGGAATTTAATTTTGTTGTTTTGTGCGGTCATAGGAGGAACAAGTATTATAAAAGCGTTGTGGCAGTAGTTGGCATTTTGTGTGTGATCTGCCACATACTGATTTTCTAGTTCAAGATGACATGATATTTACTCAATTGTCTTGGTGGCAATTGCGGAATCTCACTTGAACTTTTCTACCACATTCGGGCTAGACCAGAAGACAGACTAAAAGTTCCTCAGTAGGTTGGCACAACTCAAGGTAAATCGTCAAGGTTGTCAGGGGTCAGTTGTCAGTTGTGACTTTTGATTAGTAAGGGTTTCGGGTATTTTGAAATTTTTTAACGTGTTTTATGGTGGGCGTAAATCAAGTTAAGTGGTAAGGGTTGTCATTTGTCATTGGTCATTGGTCATATCATGTCCGGTTGATTACTTATTACAACCAAAGAACCCCACCCCGCCAAAGCTAAGCTTTGTCTCCCCTCCCCTTAGTAAGGGGAGGGGTTGGGGGTGGGGTACGATGATTGTGGGAATTATAACTAATTTAGGGCTTACGCAAGTGTCATATTTTTTTCGTTTGGGCAGTACTGGGTCAAAAGTCAATAGTCCAAAAAACCTTGATTAAAGACTATTGACTCTGGACTATTGACTGCCATTGCAGAAAATATGTGTGCCAGTTGCGTAAGTCCTGTAATTAACCGGTCTTCTAATAATGAGTACCGGTTTTGCGATGGTTGATGGCAGTAACAGCATCAGGTTGGATTAATTTACCGTTGTCAACGGTTGCATACACTACCCAGTGGTCGCCACATTCCATACGTTGACTGACTGAACATTCAACATAAGCTAAAGCATCGGTGAGAACTGTGCAGCCATTGTCTGCAATTGTGGTGCTAAAGTTGGCAAATCGGTCTTCGCCTGGGGCAAAACTCTTGCGGAAGTGCTTCATGTATTCGGAATGATTGCCTTCAGCTAAGATGTTGAGGGCAAATTTACCACCCGGATACATGAGAGATTCTATTGCCCGGTCTTTAGCGATCGCAACTGTTAAGCCAGGTGGATTAAAGGTTGCTTGAGATACCCAAGCGCCCAACATCCCAGTGGAAACATCTCCTTGCTTGGCTGTAATCACGCAAACTGAACCAACAATCCGCCCCACAGCTTGTTCTGTAGGTGTAGCACTTTGTTGTGGTACGCGGACTTTTCTAGCTTTTTTCAGTCCTTGGGCAAAGTCTGTACCGACTTCTTCGCAGAATTTGAGAGTGACATCATCGGGTTTAAACTTGACTTTGAGCGTTTCAAACCCAAACCGATATCCAGCATCTCGGAGTTTACCTTCAATTAAGTCAAAGGCTTCGCCACTCCAGCCATAGGAACCGAAAACCCCTGCGACTTTATTGTTATCACCAACTTTCAGGACAATACCCAAAGCTGTATGAATGGGGGTAGGTGCATGACCACCGATGGTAGGAGAACCGATGAGAAAGCCATCTGACTTTTCTACAGCAGTTTGGATTTCATCAGGTGTGGCAAATTCGCAGTTGATTGATTGGACTGCGACTCCTCCTTTGGTTAGTCCGAGAGCGATCGCTTGGGCTAAAGTTGCTGTATTACCATAAGCTGAGGCATAAAGTAGCGCAACAGAAATCTCTCTGTCTCTTTGAGAACGACTCCATTCTCCATAAGCTTTGGTCAGTTCG
Above is a window of Nostoc sp. UHCC 0702 DNA encoding:
- a CDS encoding GDP-mannose 4,6-dehydratase, with the protein product MTKTALITGITGQDGYYLSHLLLNQAYRVVGLVSPHRQPNLAKLGNLATRVEIYTVDLRDSKALLTAVEQLRPQEIYNLAAPSFVPDSWQDPLGTLDLITGTATRLLEAVRQAGLSTRFYQASSSEMFGDVTCSPQDEETPFRPKNPYAAAKLHAHWTMVHHRQRYGLFACSGILYNHESPLRPPQFVTRKVSLAAASIKLGLTQTLEMGNLDAKRDWGFAGDYVEAMWRMLQVDEPEEYAIGTGKLHSVRELVSTAFECVGLDWQKYVVINTNLLRADEHFQLVANPSKAKKNLGWEPQVSFEELLEKMVKTDMERLQNGLVTPTSASSLGVEKR
- a CDS encoding SinI family restriction endonuclease; the encoded protein is MLQFILNAADIAKKAMDSVDPLLSDKFTTVIQFLSDNPDAAARLKGKNPPIVGTEEYIIVSATIFKTGRDPKTPSPPSTIPDEMVSIILNKYFEVPYEKLEEAEKLHRLSMGAENIVGDLLERYVATVIEPHGWIWCSGSIVKAVDFIYPDNKNVWQSLQVKNRDNTENSSSAAIRKGTEIKKWFRTFSKKKGDNWANFPSLQGKEELSEEGFRSYVEKYLVALRQIKS
- a CDS encoding glycosyltransferase family 4 protein — its product is MLIDTVRKSLNSSGNVNKQVNHVFVFLEIFVREGGIQSYVKDIFRAYLGLSAGYQAEVFVLRDSSDCSNAFECDNLKFNYFQNQSPQMGRVKMAVALLKYLLQKRPQHVFCGHINLAVLIQTLCQPLGIPYTVLTYGKEVWEPLKHQERRALASAAGIWTISRYSRDRACAANNLDSNKVKMLACAIDGNQFTPGSKLPELVEKYNLTGAKVLMTVARLWSGDIYKGVDVTIRALPQIAQVFPEVKYLVIGRGDDQPRLAQLAKDLGVSSRVVFAGFIPTEQLMAHYHLADAYIMPSQEGFGIVYLEAMACGIPVLSGDDDGSADPLADGKLGWRVPHRNPDAVAAACIEILKGDDQRCDGQWLREQAIANFGMDAFQQQVLSLVSSL
- a CDS encoding DsbA family protein; the protein is MRQFFDDLRTWVILGLLCLVLGWSLPAQAVSEINPQLEQQVLQILRQHPEAILESVQVYQQQQQQKFKQAQQAFLEDLKNNPQVVIGDSPIFGQAKSKTVLIEFSDFQCPYCAEAHKTLKSLLANHQNDLIVAYKHLPLTAIHAEALPAAQAAWAANQQGKFWEYHDALFDNQKQLGEDLYLDIAKKLNLDLQKFQRDRLLANTAIGQDIQLAQKLGIAGTPTFVMNSKNFSGAVQVSDIESKLAATEDNKIKVSS
- a CDS encoding DNA cytosine methyltransferase, whose protein sequence is MKNNPYLSTKEAASIIGISEQRVRTLLRGGQIKGEQVGKVWVMEPKAVQDYINRTKDPTDRNNKENHHQAVKAISFFSGAMGLDLGFEKAGIEISLACEIDKHCRQTIIANKPDIALLGDIASYSAQDILDHAKLVKEDVDIMLGGPPCQAFSTAGARRGFKDERGNIFLKYIELILEISPKYAVIENVRGLLSAPLLHRPHSERGNGSVPLSREEMPGGALKYIVDELRKGGYSISFNLYNTANYGVPQIRERIVMICHRGKKKVPYLYPTHSETGDFGLAKWRTLRQSIADLSQSEAEYIEFPEGRLKYYRMLKEGQYWKHLPEELQKEALGKSYYSGGGKTGFLRRLSWDKPSCTLVTSPVMPATDICHPEYLRPLSIQEYKRIQQFPDSWVVCGPLMEQYRQIGNAVPVGFGEAIGKAILAHMNGEVKDPPLNFPFSRYKGNDDMSWEAKISSASLEEKKPIQGSLFTATAYAV
- a CDS encoding sulfurtransferase; this translates as MNTKLFISPQELTSLLAQKSSSFVIIDTRSPEDYAVSHIPQSINIRDFFTYLLENSSPAGLKQLQEHFAKIMSEVGISGTEKLIVYEDALNKGYGQSCRAAFLLKYLGCTQVSVLQGGYKAWLAAELPTTDEVPEPESSIFRLHPQADMMVTTTEMLQAIDNPEIIKLDVRDREEWLGLSSSPYHPDFCPRKGRIPNAVWLEWHRLMNCDSEIPTLRSPAEIREICQSVGITSQSIVYVYCFKGSRAANTLIALEEAGITARNYFGSWNEWSRDFSLPIDSTIM